One genomic segment of Salinigranum rubrum includes these proteins:
- a CDS encoding DUF5797 family protein, with translation MTLSEEATERLADIVRLQPTKNKELQKRWGLDSGSEVHQYLENDLKEYYYRDDNSLIRATAEAAELVDVDPGVEADDEGGVPSVIRVPELEARVFEAVAGPDERSMSVVSVLHRLRETTALDPDVDAVRQALQSLRRKGVVEVEYRAVPTFRRAVAADAVTVEAVESASNDESATGD, from the coding sequence ATGACGCTCTCCGAGGAGGCCACGGAGCGACTGGCCGACATCGTCCGCCTCCAGCCCACGAAGAACAAAGAACTCCAGAAACGCTGGGGTCTCGACAGCGGGAGCGAGGTCCACCAGTACCTCGAAAACGACCTGAAGGAGTACTACTACCGCGACGACAACAGCCTCATCCGCGCGACGGCCGAGGCGGCCGAACTGGTCGACGTCGACCCCGGCGTCGAGGCCGACGACGAGGGCGGCGTCCCGTCGGTCATCCGCGTCCCCGAACTCGAAGCGCGGGTGTTCGAGGCCGTCGCCGGCCCCGACGAGCGGTCGATGAGCGTCGTGAGCGTGCTCCACCGGCTTCGCGAGACGACGGCGCTCGACCCCGACGTCGACGCGGTCCGGCAGGCGCTGCAGAGCCTCCGACGCAAGGGGGTCGTCGAAGTCGAGTACCGCGCGGTTCCGACGTTTCGACGGGCCGTCGCGGCCGACGCCGTCACCGTCGAGGCCGTCGAGAGCGCGTCGAACGACGAGAGCGCCACCGGCGACTGA
- a CDS encoding enoyl-CoA hydratase/isomerase family protein produces the protein MTTDTDWETVSLDIADDVATLTVDRPDSLNALNTETMDALEEALAAAEDADVRALVLTGAGDKAFIAGADISYMQSLSTEEAEEYAAQGHDICRTLERLPAPTIAAVNGYAFGGGCEMALACDLRVASERAVLGQTEIDLGIIPGWGGTQRLPALVGDEVARRLVFFGDRIDAQDAYEYGLVGEVVAHDQLDEHVAEMAAELAAKPKFALRAAKEALNKHHEAPRDAALDFERRTWSGLFGTHDQREGMEAFVEKRDADFE, from the coding sequence ATGACGACAGATACGGACTGGGAGACAGTCTCGCTCGACATCGCTGACGACGTCGCCACCCTGACCGTGGACCGCCCCGACAGCCTCAACGCGCTCAACACGGAGACGATGGACGCCCTGGAGGAGGCGCTCGCGGCCGCCGAGGACGCCGATGTCCGCGCGCTCGTCCTCACGGGTGCGGGCGACAAGGCGTTCATCGCGGGTGCGGACATCTCGTACATGCAGTCGCTCTCCACCGAGGAGGCAGAGGAGTACGCCGCGCAGGGCCACGACATCTGCCGGACGCTCGAACGGCTTCCCGCCCCGACCATCGCCGCCGTCAACGGCTACGCCTTCGGCGGCGGCTGCGAGATGGCGCTCGCGTGTGACCTCCGCGTCGCCTCGGAGCGCGCCGTCCTCGGTCAGACCGAAATCGACCTGGGCATCATCCCCGGCTGGGGCGGCACCCAGCGGCTCCCCGCGCTCGTCGGCGACGAGGTGGCACGCCGACTCGTCTTCTTCGGCGACCGCATCGACGCGCAGGACGCCTACGAGTACGGCCTCGTCGGGGAGGTGGTCGCCCACGACCAGCTAGACGAACACGTCGCTGAGATGGCAGCCGAACTCGCCGCGAAGCCGAAGTTCGCGCTCCGGGCGGCGAAGGAGGCGCTGAACAAGCACCACGAGGCGCCCCGGGACGCGGCGCTGGACTTCGAGCGGCGCACCTGGTCCGGCCTCTTCGGGACGCACGACCAGCGCGAGGGGATGGAGGCGTTCGTCGAGAAGCGCGACGCCGACTTCGAGTAA
- a CDS encoding MFS transporter yields the protein MVLGTDRRVLALGFARMADALGNSFLIIVLPLFIASGRVSLAGIAGVRLSLGPVSLLVTESLLIGIVLSLFGFLNSFCQPLTGRLSDRTGRRRVYILFGLALLGVASAAYLVVSSYWLVLVLRALQGIAAGFTIPATVALVNELATSGDRGGNFGVFNTLRLVGFGFGPIVAGVVVETVSIDAAFAVAVVGAFVSLLLVVVLVEDPQRTDTTAADDLSVSMRGTDSLLDPVFALGVGTFCMAIGIALFATLEGQVNDRLSQGTLLFGVQFGAVVIANVLFQIPVGRASDRIGRRPFLLVGFLLLVPSVLAQGFVTDSLLMVGARFVQGVAVAMVFAPSLALAGDLAGEGQSGTTLSVLTMAFGLGVAFGPLVSGYLERFGFAVPFVFGAALAVVALVVTYSQVEETVSDPAGLSGVTPQDD from the coding sequence ATGGTCCTCGGAACCGACCGTCGGGTGCTCGCGCTCGGCTTCGCCCGCATGGCAGACGCGCTCGGTAACTCGTTTCTCATCATCGTCCTCCCGCTGTTCATCGCGAGCGGCCGCGTCTCGCTGGCGGGCATCGCCGGCGTTCGCCTCTCTCTCGGACCGGTCTCGTTGCTCGTCACCGAGTCGCTGCTCATCGGCATCGTCCTCTCGCTGTTCGGCTTCCTGAACTCGTTCTGTCAGCCCCTCACGGGGCGGCTCTCGGACCGGACCGGCAGACGTCGGGTCTACATCCTCTTCGGCCTCGCACTCTTGGGCGTCGCCAGCGCCGCGTACCTCGTGGTCTCGTCGTACTGGCTGGTGCTCGTCCTCCGCGCCCTGCAGGGCATCGCCGCCGGCTTCACCATCCCCGCAACGGTCGCGCTGGTGAACGAACTCGCGACTTCGGGGGACAGGGGCGGCAACTTCGGCGTCTTCAACACGCTCAGACTCGTGGGCTTCGGCTTCGGCCCCATCGTCGCCGGCGTCGTCGTCGAGACGGTCAGCATCGACGCCGCCTTCGCCGTCGCCGTCGTCGGCGCGTTCGTCTCGCTGCTCCTCGTCGTCGTCCTGGTCGAGGACCCCCAGCGGACGGACACGACGGCGGCCGACGACCTCTCGGTCTCCATGCGCGGCACCGACTCCCTCCTCGACCCCGTGTTCGCTCTCGGCGTCGGGACGTTCTGCATGGCAATCGGCATCGCCCTGTTCGCCACGCTCGAAGGGCAGGTCAACGACCGTCTCTCGCAGGGGACGCTGCTGTTCGGCGTGCAGTTCGGCGCCGTCGTCATCGCCAACGTCCTCTTTCAGATTCCCGTCGGCCGCGCCTCGGACCGAATCGGTCGCCGACCGTTCCTGCTGGTGGGCTTTCTCCTCTTGGTCCCCTCCGTCCTCGCACAGGGGTTCGTCACCGACTCGCTGCTCATGGTCGGCGCGCGCTTCGTTCAGGGCGTGGCCGTCGCGATGGTGTTCGCCCCGTCGCTCGCGCTGGCGGGTGACCTCGCCGGCGAGGGACAGTCGGGGACCACGCTGTCGGTGCTGACGATGGCGTTCGGCCTCGGCGTCGCCTTCGGTCCACTCGTCTCCGGGTATCTGGAACGGTTCGGCTTCGCCGTCCCGTTCGTCTTCGGGGCCGCCCTCGCGGTGGTCGCGCTCGTCGTCACCTACAGCCAGGTCGAAGAAACCGTTTCGGACCCCGCCGGACTGAGCGGGGTGACGCCGCAGGACGACTGA
- a CDS encoding DUF5789 family protein, with the protein MYVESELKLNTLYEQFETLEYPLNRETAAESFEQSTLLMADGQTNLGALIERTRTPTFDSPEDLFVELQTVLPIEAVGEPGQSDGDA; encoded by the coding sequence ATGTATGTGGAATCAGAACTCAAGCTGAACACCCTCTACGAGCAGTTCGAGACCCTGGAGTACCCCCTCAACCGCGAGACGGCGGCCGAGTCGTTCGAGCAGTCGACGCTGTTGATGGCCGACGGCCAGACGAACCTCGGGGCGCTCATCGAACGGACGCGGACGCCCACGTTCGACTCCCCGGAGGACCTGTTCGTCGAACTCCAGACCGTCCTGCCCATCGAAGCCGTCGGCGAACCGGGGCAGTCCGACGGCGACGCCTGA
- a CDS encoding DUF5789 family protein, which produces MNDPSGGGGVEERCERLEYPVMRADAAAAFSDVTVDANGDETNLGVVVSESERDSFANPEELYAELEAAVGEPL; this is translated from the coding sequence ATGAACGACCCGAGCGGGGGAGGCGGCGTCGAAGAGCGGTGTGAGCGGCTGGAGTACCCGGTGATGCGGGCCGACGCCGCGGCCGCGTTCTCGGACGTGACCGTCGATGCGAACGGGGATGAGACCAACCTCGGGGTCGTCGTCTCCGAGTCGGAGCGCGACTCCTTCGCGAACCCGGAGGAGCTGTACGCCGAACTCGAAGCGGCGGTGGGAGAGCCGCTCTGA
- a CDS encoding RPA12/RPB9/RPC11 RNA polymerase family protein codes for MEFCDECGSMMKTDGDKWVCPEGHEKLRDRAKEATMKTTQGQEHSSAVDMSDVDDAEIGPTTRVKCANPDCDNDRARYEMKQIRSADESETRFFTCTECGQKWREDDH; via the coding sequence ATGGAGTTCTGTGACGAGTGCGGCTCGATGATGAAGACGGACGGAGACAAGTGGGTCTGTCCGGAAGGTCACGAGAAGCTGCGTGACCGCGCGAAGGAGGCGACGATGAAGACGACGCAGGGCCAAGAACACAGCAGCGCGGTCGACATGTCCGACGTCGACGACGCCGAGATCGGCCCCACCACGAGGGTCAAGTGTGCCAACCCCGACTGCGACAACGACCGCGCCCGCTACGAGATGAAACAGATCCGCTCGGCCGACGAGTCCGAGACCCGCTTTTTCACCTGTACCGAGTGCGGCCAGAAGTGGCGCGAGGACGACCACTGA
- a CDS encoding DUF6517 family protein has translation MTDEDPPAPRVDVPDGWVATETTTERVFSVSKVTVTATTVVYEDERLREGGDDGGEAETKSFRRFVFASRLRLRPTTKPSKPLTKLVRSRAKAGFADRLRERGMDGVEERESRRFRVRDQDATLVGYDAECTVEGTRLAVDGWVAVWPRDDGDYVVAGGAYPTRVLDGGGVEGGNETLEPGRYRDDLFSIIREIN, from the coding sequence ATGACCGACGAGGACCCGCCGGCCCCGCGCGTCGACGTGCCCGACGGCTGGGTGGCGACAGAGACCACCACGGAGCGCGTCTTCTCGGTGAGCAAGGTGACCGTCACCGCCACGACGGTCGTCTACGAGGACGAGCGGCTTCGCGAGGGCGGCGACGACGGAGGCGAAGCCGAGACCAAGTCGTTCCGCCGGTTCGTCTTCGCCAGCCGTCTTCGACTCCGGCCGACGACGAAGCCGTCGAAGCCGCTGACCAAACTGGTCAGGTCGCGGGCGAAGGCGGGCTTCGCCGACCGCCTGCGCGAGCGCGGGATGGACGGCGTCGAGGAGCGGGAGTCGAGGCGCTTCCGCGTGAGGGATCAAGACGCGACGCTCGTCGGCTACGACGCCGAGTGTACCGTCGAGGGGACGCGCCTCGCCGTCGACGGCTGGGTCGCCGTCTGGCCTCGCGACGACGGCGACTACGTCGTCGCGGGCGGCGCGTATCCCACGCGCGTCCTCGACGGCGGTGGAGTCGAAGGGGGGAACGAGACGCTCGAACCCGGCCGCTACCGGGACGACCTGTTCTCGATCATCCGAGAGATCAACTGA